A part of Halobaculum sp. MBLA0143 genomic DNA contains:
- a CDS encoding cbb3-type cytochrome c oxidase subunit I codes for MGVFLLAVAGFLTRVERFNSYTPLGSGGATLGDTAEQYVEEEKPSGIVRWLTTVDHKDIGMLYGTYAIIAFVVGGLMVMAMRVELITPELDVLGSATLYNSLLTSHGITMLFLFGTPIIAAFANYLVPLMIGADDMAFPRINAIAFWLLPPAAVLIWAGFLPIQGVIPAQTAWTMYTPLSSGVGAGTQANVGVDLMLLGLHLSGVSATMGAINFIATIVTERDEKVTWANLDIFSWTILTQSGLILFAFPLLGSALLMLLLDRNFGTQFFAVGGGDPILWQHLFWFFGHPEVYILVLPPMGIVSYVLPRFAGRKLFGFKFVVYSTLAIGVLSFGVWAHHMFTTGIDPRLRASFMAVSLAIAIPSAVKTFNWITTMWNGRLRLTTPMLFCIGFVSNFIIGGVTGVFLASIPVDLVLHDTYYVVGHFHYIVMGAITFAGMAGLYYWFPLFAGRWYQERLAKVHFWLWMVGTNVTFFAMVLLGYGGMPRRYATYLPQFITLHQIATFGAFLLLIGGFLWVYNFVVSWLEGPKIEDGDPWNLADRDLNTAEWDWFETQLKTAIPDGGDDEDGETVLPDGGEAGETDD; via the coding sequence ATGGGGGTGTTCCTCCTCGCCGTCGCGGGCTTCCTGACGCGCGTGGAGCGATTCAACTCCTACACGCCGTTGGGCTCGGGCGGTGCCACGCTGGGCGACACCGCCGAGCAGTACGTCGAAGAGGAGAAGCCGTCTGGTATCGTCCGGTGGCTCACCACGGTCGACCACAAGGACATCGGGATGCTGTACGGCACGTACGCCATCATCGCGTTCGTCGTCGGCGGGCTGATGGTGATGGCGATGCGGGTCGAGCTCATCACCCCGGAGCTGGACGTGCTCGGGAGTGCGACGCTGTACAACTCCCTGTTGACCAGCCACGGGATCACGATGCTGTTCCTGTTCGGGACGCCGATCATCGCGGCGTTCGCCAACTACCTCGTCCCGTTGATGATCGGCGCCGACGACATGGCGTTCCCGCGGATCAACGCCATCGCGTTCTGGCTGCTGCCGCCGGCGGCGGTCCTGATCTGGGCGGGGTTCCTGCCGATCCAGGGCGTGATCCCGGCTCAGACCGCCTGGACGATGTACACCCCACTGTCCTCGGGGGTCGGCGCGGGCACACAGGCGAACGTCGGCGTGGACCTGATGCTGCTCGGGCTGCACCTCTCTGGCGTCTCCGCCACGATGGGGGCGATCAACTTCATCGCCACCATCGTCACCGAGCGCGACGAGAAGGTGACGTGGGCGAACCTGGACATCTTCTCGTGGACGATCCTCACCCAGTCCGGGCTGATCCTGTTCGCGTTCCCGCTCCTGGGTAGTGCGCTGCTGATGCTCCTCCTGGACCGGAACTTCGGCACGCAGTTCTTCGCGGTCGGCGGTGGTGACCCGATCCTCTGGCAGCACCTGTTCTGGTTCTTCGGTCACCCCGAGGTGTACATTCTCGTGCTCCCGCCGATGGGGATCGTCAGCTACGTCCTGCCGCGGTTCGCGGGCCGGAAGCTGTTCGGCTTCAAGTTCGTCGTCTACTCCACGCTCGCAATCGGCGTGCTCTCCTTCGGGGTGTGGGCTCACCACATGTTCACGACCGGGATAGACCCACGCCTGCGGGCCAGCTTCATGGCAGTGTCGTTGGCGATTGCGATCCCGAGCGCCGTCAAGACGTTCAACTGGATCACGACGATGTGGAACGGTCGGCTCAGGCTGACCACGCCGATGCTGTTCTGTATCGGCTTCGTCTCCAACTTCATCATCGGTGGCGTGACCGGCGTGTTCCTCGCGTCGATTCCCGTCGACCTCGTGCTCCACGACACCTACTACGTCGTCGGTCACTTCCACTACATCGTGATGGGCGCCATCACGTTCGCCGGCATGGCTGGGCTGTACTACTGGTTCCCCCTGTTCGCCGGGCGGTGGTACCAAGAGCGGCTGGCCAAGGTCCACTTCTGGCTGTGGATGGTCGGCACTAACGTGACGTTCTTCGCCATGGTGCTGCTGGGCTACGGCGGCATGCCGCGGCGGTACGCAACCTACCTCCCGCAGTTCATCACTCTCCACCAGATCGCCACGTTCGGCGCCTTCCTGCTGCTGATCGGTGGCTTCCTGTGGGTGTACAACTTCGTCGTCTCCTGGCTGGAGGGGCCGAAGATCGAGGACGGTGACCCGTGGAACCTCGCGGACCGTGACCTCAACACCGCGGAGTGGGACTGGTTCGAGACGCAGCTGAAGACCGCCATCCCGGACGGCGGCGACGACGAGGACGGCGAGACCGTCCTGCCGGACGGCGGCGAGGCGGGCGAGACGGACGACTGA